Proteins encoded in a region of the Gloeocapsa sp. DLM2.Bin57 genome:
- a CDS encoding LysR family transcriptional regulator, whose protein sequence is MIHATLHQLAVFEATARLGSFTRAAEELYITQPTVSSQIKQLTKVIGLPLFEQIGKRLYLTEAGKELLKTCQDIFERLDNFEMKIADLKGTKQGKLRLAVITTAKYFIPRILGAFCEQYPGIDVSLDVTNHQKMQRQMLENDHDLYILSQPPEEVDLHSQPFLENPLVVVARSDHPLAKEKNIPIESLNHEPFIMREEGSGTRAAVLELFERNQIRVAVRLELGSNEAIKQAIAGGLGISVLSQHTLISQIPNPELVILDVQHFPIRRRWYVAHLSGKRLSIIAQTFLDYLIVKSQQIDISLLKNNLVSRG, encoded by the coding sequence ATGATTCACGCAACACTGCATCAACTCGCCGTATTTGAAGCCACAGCGCGTTTAGGGAGTTTTACCCGCGCCGCAGAGGAGTTGTATATCACTCAACCGACGGTATCTAGTCAAATTAAGCAACTGACTAAAGTAATTGGTTTACCCTTGTTTGAACAAATTGGTAAACGTTTATACTTAACCGAAGCGGGCAAAGAGTTACTGAAAACCTGTCAAGATATTTTTGAACGTTTAGATAACTTTGAGATGAAAATTGCTGATCTCAAGGGTACTAAACAGGGAAAATTACGCCTAGCTGTAATTACTACGGCTAAATACTTTATTCCGAGGATTTTGGGGGCTTTTTGTGAACAGTATCCAGGTATAGACGTCTCTCTTGATGTCACCAATCATCAAAAAATGCAGCGTCAGATGTTGGAAAATGACCATGATTTGTATATCCTCAGTCAACCTCCCGAGGAAGTGGATTTACATAGTCAACCATTTCTAGAAAATCCTCTAGTAGTAGTAGCCCGTAGTGATCATCCTCTGGCTAAAGAGAAAAATATCCCGATTGAATCATTAAATCATGAACCCTTTATTATGCGTGAAGAAGGTTCGGGTACTCGCGCTGCAGTACTAGAACTTTTTGAACGTAATCAGATTCGAGTAGCGGTAAGGTTAGAGTTAGGTAGTAATGAAGCGATTAAACAGGCGATCGCTGGTGGTTTGGGGATATCAGTATTGTCTCAACATACCTTAATTTCCCAAATTCCTAACCCTGAGTTAGTCATACTAGACGTGCAACATTTTCCGATTCGGCGTCGTTGGTACGTTGCTCATCTCTCAGGAAAACGTCTCTCAATTATTGCCCAAACCTTTCTAGACTATTTGATCGTCAAAAGTCAACAGATAGATATTTCTTTGTTAAAAAATAATTTAGTTTCAAGAGGTTAA